A genome region from Sceloporus undulatus isolate JIND9_A2432 ecotype Alabama chromosome 1, SceUnd_v1.1, whole genome shotgun sequence includes the following:
- the MAX gene encoding protein max isoform X3 — translation MKGFKPLGKTEKAFQMKVLQEQASRAQILDKATEYIQYMRRKNHTHQQDIDDLKRQNALLEQQVRALEKARSSAQLQANYSSSDNSLYTNPKGSTISAFDGGSDSSSESELEEPQSRKKLRMEAS, via the exons ATGAAAGGTTTCAAACCCcttggaaaaactgaaaaagcaTTTCAAATGAAAGTTTTACAAGAACAG GCATCCCGGGCCCAAATCCTAGATAAAGCCACAGAGTACATCCAGTACATGCGCCGGAAAAACCACACACACCAGCAGGACATTGATGATCTAAAGCGCCAGAATGCACTTCTGGAGCAGCAAG TTCGTGCACTGGAGAAGGCAAGGTCAAGTGCTCAGCTGCAGGCCAACTATTCCTCTTCAGACAACAGCCTCTACACCAACCCCAAGGGCAGCACTATCTCCGCCTTTGATGGTGGCTCTGATTCCAGTTCAGAATCTGAGCTGGAAGAGCCCCAGAGCCGGAAGAAGCTTCGTATGGAGGCCAGCTAG